The Anticarsia gemmatalis isolate Benzon Research Colony breed Stoneville strain chromosome 1, ilAntGemm2 primary, whole genome shotgun sequence sequence TTAGCCAGTTAATCTATCACAACACAGACAGACACGCACTTAACTGTTATCCGTTAATTACATCGaagaaaagaaacaattttattgctattgtttCCTTATAATTAAACTACAGTTATGCACTTGAAAACTTGTGCAAATTTCACATAATACACATAATCACATAATACATGTAtatgtaatatttctttattatatctCAATATTACAATGTTCCCAAATTGAAGCATCCTcagtaagttataaaatatttgtgatggGGAATATGTCTATCACAATACTCTGAGGTGGCTCCCTTATTTGTGGTTAAGGCGATAAATTACAACATTTCATTAGGCAAATCACGAACGAAAACACGGTTCTGTATTATTAGTACggtgaataaaattgtaaacaaaccaaCTTTACTGAGAAACGTGTTATCGGTGAGGTCATGCTTAATAAGAGGTCGGGTGCGGAGTGACGCCCGCCGTCAGTCGATGATCACACGCCGACTTGACCCTGCCGAATCAAACATCCACCAATCAGAACGTTCTAAGCTAGTGTTTAAGCACATTCCTTATTAGTTCGTGCAAGCAACTAGTTCCGTACAGTGCTTGTGTCCACAATGAAGGCCGCTGCGTTATTTTTGTTGTTCGCCGTGTGCTACGTTGAATGTAAGTACGATTTATTTACGATTTTATGACAaagaaatgatttgatttaatcGTGTAATAGAAAATAGCTAACGATAACAAATTGTGTAGGTGTATTGTTATTTGTTCGTTCAATATTTATCGTTTGTTTACATAACCTCTTCCAGTTACAATCTTTTCTCTTCATTActgatgaaattttaatttaacgatTTGTTCGTCAGGTCGCAAGATTTACCAGCCTATCGACAAAAATGCTAACTTGGACTTTATTCATATGGAGAGTGGGGGGGCGAGAGGTCAGCCGGCAGTCCAGCCAGTTGTTCAGCCGATGAAACCAGGGCCGGCGCCTGTAGCTGCGACTACAAAGGCACCGGCGGCCGCTCCGGCTGCTAAGCCAGTGAATCAGCCTTCAACCAACCCCGCTCCAGTGGCCAAACCTGTGGCCCCACAGCCTGCTAAACCAGTCCAGCCAAATCCACCACCGAAACCAGTTCAAACACCGACTCAAATCAAACCAGTCCCAGTAAACCCTGCTCCCGTAGCCAATCCTGCTTCCACACCCGGTCCCGGCAGTGTCAAGTCTCTGATCAACTACTACGACAGTCAAGGCAAGGGCAGTCCTATTAGGCCTTACAGCTACAGCCAAGCCGTGAAACAAGGATAAACGGGATTCTTTAACAGTGCCAAACTATCAAATAAATCGTAACATtaatgaattgttttatttgttttatttttaagctcAATTCTAAGCAACACAAGCGGGCTTATCaggtatctcagttgacaaccagtGTACGTCCAATTAATGGTCACATggtacattgctgttttgacgtaacgtgttaatcactaaaatttaaaagaaagaacaatgtacagcatagtggctttcaaaatggttgtcaactgaaatacgtgatagacCCCCATAGTGTTATAGATTGGGTTGTGTAACAGCGGTACCGTTGATAATATTCTAAATAGATATATTCAACATTATTACTGGTGTGAATTTTTTATCTTTAAGCCTGTTGTAATAATTGGTTGTTCATCACAATTTGCCGCAATAGATTCTAAGTGACTCGATATATTGGAATTTTAATTGGTTGTCCGGCAAACTCAACAGGCTTGTTGTCTATTATGTTTACAAAGGAATGTCAATCAATTACAATAGagagagtaaataaaaaaaagttcgTTTGTGAAGTATCCATATCccaaatgtaataattaagttacacagatttttaaaactacttaggtatagtaaagtaaaataatatatgagaGTTATAAGAAACAGATTAAAGTTAAGAATTTCCGTACACCACTTACTTATACATATCTAAAACGTTAACATTTGGTCGTTATTACTATATTAACTTCTTTTTTAAATCTATCGTTAACATTCAGTAGTTATTACAATAttagcttttttttaaatttatgtatcgTTCTACATACTATTgtgtactttattatttattattgctacACCTGAATTACCTACTGCTACTAAATATACCAATCCTACTCATACTTACAAGAAAACAATGAcacaaacattatatttgtatatccTTATACCCATATTGTTCCAGTCATTATTTAAGCTAGATTAACCTTTTGAATCTACGGCCGAGTAACTTAAAACAAATGACTACTTGAATGCCTACAGCGAATCAAATTAGATGTAATTGGACAATTTTTGATAGCACTATGAAAGTTGACTAGACTGACACCTATAAATCAAGTCGTCTCACTTTCCACCTTAACCTTTCAGTTTTAAACACATTAATCCTCATTAGATTTTCCTTTTTGGTAATGTATTTGGccagttattttaaaaaggtattgagatattgtgtttgtttattcaaacttattgtttaaaaaaaaatgacagtaaacagttttagttttttttaacaaatacagAAATGGAATGttactttttagtttatttcaaaagtttctcaaaaataaattattattctcaCCAACTCGCTCTTTGAAATCAGAAAGTAGGCGTaaccaaaaaaacaatttcaagaaCGTATCTAACCACAGTGATATTGGTTTAACACACCTGTACAAAAAAGTGGAAAGAGTATATGTAATGTTGCAGTTAACTACAATTAGAAACGGGAGTCAATGGCCGTCACATCAGCCGGATACATCTAGATGAGACATAAAAGGTGCATTAACAAGATATAAACAATTGCAGTAAAGCCTACTCCACTAGTGAAAGTGTACGGTGAGGTGCGGCAGCGGGGCGCGGGCCGACGCCTGCCTCGCCTTTGTGGCTCATTCATACAACCAACTGCTCTCGTAATCTCACAGATTTCAAACACAAAAGACAATTTACAAGCCACAATATAATAAGCCTTCATTagtacagttattttacaagCGACGTCTCATGAAAAAAACACGTAAGCGTTACATAAAATTTCACACatacttcatacattttttacagcaatcaaaataaaagataGTTGCAGATTGTCAAACAAAAAATGATTATAACTTATAAGCAACctacttttaaacttttcaatatTAACGAGGCCGTCTGGCAACCGCAATGGTATTTAcgcaaaagaaaaacaagttcaaaattatttttctattattcttAGTTTTGTAGTGGAGGCCACGTTTCTTTGTGTATTTTCTAGGTGACTAGTAACCTCAGTGTAACGTGCTAAGGCTTTCACATAATGATATTAGCATGCCTCTGTGAAAACATACCTACTCAATATCCTGAACCAATGGAATGTTACGCTTGAATAAAGAAAGAACTtactattaagttattttttatttagagcCTAAGTAGTCTCAAGCCTTAAGTTAAATAGCATAGAATGACTGTGATGTTCccattgttaattattttttattaaaattcacaaaataCTAACCGTATAATATTAGCAATAGTTCGAGCGAAAGTAATAGTATTGATAGGATAATCACCCGACTGCGGCGAAGCCTAAATATCTTGGTTTTACACTGTCTGTTACAATAATGACACTTGATttcatcatcataataataacacaataacacATTACAacaatacacaattattaatCTACACGTACAACAAAAACAGGAACCTGAAAGCCTAATAAAACCAGTTTACTTCCCCAGGTTCATTGTGTACACGGTCGAGTCGCTCCACAGATAGGGCTACAGCTCACGAAATGTGCCACTTTCACTCTCGGCATGAATCATGCGGTTACGACTACAGGATGCCTTATACCTCTTACATGCGTCGTTCGCGACATATTGTGCAACCGACCGCATTTTGAAGCTCATAATAACAATGAGTCAACGCCCTTGCCAAAAATAAATGACGTATTTGGACATATCCAAATTTAGGACAACGATTTagagaattatttttaaaggattttaacTTTCGATTtcctaataaaacattttgtgaaATGCGATTATGAGTAAGTTttgacgtaataaatatttttagatggaTGAATAAAACCACCACTTATTAGaactatatatttaaattaattatttcttaaagttTTGCAAATAGATGTGATAGAAAACCAAGAAATCGATTTTGACAATTGAAATTTTGGTTTTAGATAAACACCGGCACGCGTTTATGTCTTTGTTACGAAATTTCACAATTTTTGAAAGATATCTAATTATTAAGCTTTTAAGCTAATAGTGGCTTCACCTGCTTATTAAATTACTACATATTGGATAACACGTATTTAGGGCTATAAACTTTCTTTACTAAATCAAGTGTTCCTGTTAATTTGCCTGTGGCGGTACAATCAAATTACTTTAAGTATAGCTTACTCTGAAATATAACTTTCCCAGCGTCAAATACTTATGCTAGTATATTACGTTATACGACTGTGGAAGTCTGTCTATAACTAAGATTTAGTTATGCTTAGAGTTAGTTAGCGGTTAAACTAGTGtcgaaattgttcaagccgcattATGACATTTGAGATGACTTTATAACCTTAATCTGAATTGTTAACTACTAGGACTGACTTATTGCGCCCTTCGAAACACGgaaacgctcagttcaaatataacagtgcggtcacccatctatgaaatgtccGCACCAAGCGTTgtttaacccactgatcgtttagcGACCGGTGACCACAACAGGTCAAAAGTGCATCAATAtctcagaaataaataaatgtatgttgaTCTGTTTATTACGCGATTTCCAAGCTTTCTACGGATAAACAGTATACTTTCATACATTCGTAATAAGAAAAGTAAGTGTATGTAACAACACAATACTCAGCTACTTATAAATTAGGCATATTAATTCTAACAATGGGTGCCATCTTGGTTCTATGCTTGTTCCCATCGCGTGCACTTATTAGACTTACTTACAATGAAATACTTGCACAGGGCTGGCACGGAgcttttattatacttttctttgtaaataacttattataaggGCGAACGGAGATGGCTGAATAACCTGGACGCGTTCCTGGATAAGTGGCAAAACGCAACCATCGACCTTCTGGAAATCCAGGGAGAGGCCTTTGTTTAACAATGGGACACAGAAACAGGCTATATAAAAAAGTTCTTTGTATTGATATATATATTCACCACGTGTAAATTCTCATTTGGTAATTTTGTCAGTTATAATGTTCTCAATTAAAGTCGAGTTACGTCAAGTTTAggttatttgtaaacctttttcttcaatatatttactaacaaaGAAACAGTAGGAGTAattttaagtacatatattgatcgctttatatactttttaatacatttgctaCTGGAATGtcaccaaaatataaatttataaaaggtgcataaataaaacttacaacCGCTTTAATTCCTTTTCCGTGtgacaaaattattgtaattaatttattaaacactttCCAAAATGTTGCTCCAATATGTAAACTCACACAGATTAAGAGccttttttttttggaaattagtTATCTAATACTAAAAGTTTTGAAATCGTCGTAATTTGGTGTCCGGCAAATACGTGAATAGAAAGCATTTCCTCTGTTCTTTCTTAGGTGTGGTAGACTGTGTAACTCCCTGGCTATAAGATCACGTCTCGTATTAAACCTTATTGTATACTGAGTTAATACCAACCTAACCAAACCATAATTAGGTTTTATTGTTTTCCCTCACactatgattattataaaattgtgcattgtaaaattaaattagaaatctTTTTTGcactttaaaacattagtataaaattaacttaagagaaaaaaaagtaaaaggaTTTATCAGTAAAAGTTTGctgcatttttcttttattttttatgacctTATGGAGATTCGTcgtccaaaaaaaaaactttttttcttttgaaagatTTCTAAACACTTTAAATACCGCCTTACAATTTATAGgctttaaatatacatatcaAACACTACAATACCGCAGACAGACACGCGCATACATTTAGACCatcttattgttttatttttattattctttaatggttaaaacaataaataaatatggccAAACAATCAACCCTACACATCTAGTTTTACATTCACGTTGTCAACTAATCTGCACACAATGACAAGAGATCATTTTGTGGCTCCATAAGTACACACATTCTTCGACTGGCGAAAGTGCCATTACATTTTGTATGTGAAAATGCTGTTTCATGAGACCATAGGATTATAGGAGTATGTTCGGTGTATTTTAAAGTACAGTTCAATTGTTATGTGCAGTAATTGTTTGGGGTATTATGGCTCAGTGACTTGAACTTACAAGTACAATATGCATAGAAAAATAATGACGCGTGTGTTTTTAGGTTtgaattattcataatatctatactaatctatactaatattataaagctaaagagtttgtttgtttgtttgtttgtttgaacgcgctaatctcagaaactactggtccgatttaaaaatttctttcagtattagatagcccatttatcgaggaaggttataggctatatatcatcacgcttcgaccaatacGTGACGGaagagaagttgcgcgggtcagctagtaatattataaagaatgaCTTGTtatgttcaaaattatttcctactagctgacccgcgcaacttcgcttgcgtcacgtaagagagaatgcgtcataattttccccgtttttgtaacatttttcgttactactccgctcctaacggtcgtagcgtgatgatatatagcctataaccttcctcgatgaacgggctatctaactgtgaaataatttttcaaatcggaccagtagttcctgagattagcgcgttcaaacaaacaaataaacaaacaaacaatcaaacaataaaacaaactcttcagctttataatattagtatagatgaccgaaaagtttattttttgttaatttttataggcgacgtttatctttaaaaattgaATAGCATATCAAATACACAtacctaatatatattttaacacatttatgcATATTTAAGATAAAACAGACTCATACAACGTACGTCGGCGGATACGAAATACGGCTATATAATTCAAAGTAcctaagtattatttattaagtatagtTACCAAATATTAATGTTCAATATAAGTTTTAAGTTCTCATAAACAAGACATGCTCTGCCTCATAACAATATCCGGAATGAGGAAAATTGTGCGGAATGTTCGTTACACGGCtagaatgttattataatttagttaccTCACCTTACTTTAATGCTTTCTCTAACCAATTAAGATAGAATATGAGatacttaaaatattgtagGCAGCTTaggaattttacttttattttcactgccatttttagtttttgtagtttatttttgtataaaaatctaaatataccTTTATTACCTAGTTTGTACGTTCTCTTTGTAGTATACATAGTCCGATTGAGAGATAGTAGAGAGTCTTTGCACGATTTATCTAAGTTATAATCACttattctgtgtatttccaataCAAAGATGCTGCATCAAACAAACTATGGTCTTTCAGGTCGCTGATGCTcctcattttaaattttattgaaaataaatgtggTGCATCTTGCATATAAGGCCCTCCAAAATCTTGTTGGTTTATAGATTCTTATTATATAGTCTTATTGTTTCGCAACTGCGCATATTTGCAAAAGAAATttataagtaaacaattttatattaatcatgACAAATCAACTTAAGCTCTCGATTTCGCTTGTACAGTTTTCGAAATCCACTGAAACATTTACTTAAACTTTTATGCTAAAAAAGTTAAATGTCgtgaagagaaaataaaatgtcatacATGCCGCCACATGTCACCATAATCCGTATacaaagatatataaataagaCCACACGGATTGCcatttaatatgtttaaataattaaaaaatacttagtgTAGGAGTTGATTCATATCTGGTAACCTAGATAGGTAGTAGATACAGAATTGTTACGCACTTGCAGTAATGAAGCATACAGTTGCCAAACACATGTAACCTTGAGTTACAGTTTGCGTTATGAACAATTGGGAGTTTCCAACATCCGCGAGACTCACTTTCGTCCAAGTCCCACTGCGTTATGTTATGAAATAGCTAGGCCCGCCCCCATTCTTCGCGCGTCCGCATCATCGACCATTGAATAATCGGAGCCGCCTGGCCCATTCTAATGAACGCTTGACGTATGCACTTACAcaacgtaatatattttttaacaaaggTCAATGGCGTATAATGTTACGTTACGATAACTTATAATCTGTAAGCGTTAATGCTTGATTTATTATGCATCGGTATTCAGATTTGTCGTTTACACTGAATTCGTTTACtttcattttttaatagaaTGTTTTCGTTGAGCGTCGGTGTTATGTAACAACATAAAGTTGGCTTTAGAGCTGTTCTCACAGTTAACATTTACTTTTTAGGGACGTAATTAAATACGTACACATTTTCACCGTGACGTAGGAGCTtcatatacattattattttccgCGCCGTAATTTCATTGCATATATGTATTTCCACCAAGTAATTAGAAATTTAGTTTAACCACTTacacaaataagaaaaaatcttaCATAACTTTCTAAAATTCTTGCTTATTCAAACATAAGTCGGTATGACTGAGCATTAAAATTCTTTTGTATCTACTGCATCCTCTCTCTAAAGCATGCAAGCCTTTAAACGATATGCTTCTTATTGCAATTGGAAACCACCTGAAGTAATATTTACCAAATTAAACCGACTTTCACTTTTATAACAGACTCAATATGTAAATATGTCAATGGCTCATATATTGACAGTAATACAGATAATGCTATGTAGGTAAGACTTATGTAAATCGGAACACTTGGCTGGTGGCATAGAACAGTGACTAATACAACCCGAATTCAGATTGTGTTCCGTTTACAAGAAAGTTGTGACACAGCATTGTTATGCAAAGCGGATCTGTGAGCACAATGTAATGTAGCTGGCAAGCATGCGTGCGCACGTATTTACACGCTAAGGATTCAATCCACTCAACACAATCATAATCCCAAAATGTACTCAATCGGCGCCATGTGGATCTCACCAAACAAGTCAATCAACTGTTACGCAACTTGAtcctcataatattttaattaaatcaatagaAACATTTCGTTTTATTCATTTCATCCAAATTGTGACATTACTAAAACTTCTTCAATGAATATTGAATGTGCTAGAGTCTGCATTTTTGTATTACTTAACATATTAAATCTAACTTTCTTCAACCCATCAATTGTGCTTAGCTAAGAGAATTTCCAATCATTGTCATGCCGGTTACGTATCTATTAGATCTTTCTAATTAaacagaaagaaaaaaaaagcgaTTATCGCGTTGGTGGGTAATAAGAGAGTTAATACAAATATGTGTAATGATAGAGTCAGAGTCGGTAATGAAGGGGGCCGCGGTGGTAGTTAACAATTACTCGAGATCATTCACCTGCAGCCGAGCACATGTTGAGATGAAAACAGAAAGTAATACTGGCCAAATTCGTGCACCGTACTAAGACAATGGGCAATTTATTCGATTTCACTCTTTCCGTAAATTTCATATTTGTGTGTTGGCGCGCGCTGTGCTCAGGCCCGGTGCGTTTGTGAGAGCGTGCTTAAATTATGACGTTTGACTCTAGGTGCCCATTATAAATGAACATTCTGAGTAGAACAACAATTAACCGACCAATACCGGCCACTAAGCCACTTCAAACAATTACAGTCATTTCGGTGTAGTCAATTACAGATAGACGAAAAGATTTTGTACTCAATTGACCTTGTACCTCTTGATCTTGAACtttcattaaataaagtattcCCATTACATCAAATGCGACTCGATTTTCTTCGTACTTGTAAAAAATTTGCtgctttatgtatatttatgtaggttTCAGCAAATAGACAtgcatacaataataataactaatacaACTAGATATACTAAGACTTAGAAAGTGCTTTACAAGTTATACAGCTTAGCATAATCCTTGGATAAATCTAATAGTATTGACAGATAGCATTAGTTTTATCGTTAGGTAACTAAACGAAAGgtttattgtttagtttagaAATTGCACggagaaaataaaatgcaatcGAATTTTAGTGGTGAACGTAGTATCTTAGAGAATGTTAACTCTTGGCATCTATATTAACCTTTATCATTGGTCGATTACTGCGATTCGCGAACTACGTTATGGTTTTACATTGCCTTTTAAGTGTgccagttaaaaaaaaatacaaagtaagcGCCTTCGAATTTTActggtaattaaaattaatagtgtaataaaaataataagatttgcCACAATGTAGAGTGTTTTTCGTTTGTATTTGTTTCTTCTTCAATATTAAATAGGCTGGCAATTCAATTTGGCAATTAATATTGCTTTTGAAGCACATGTATATTGTAACAGCTCCAATCAACTCACGAGCACAGTAACTGACTTcccttttataaataaaaacggcCGGTTTTTCATTGTTAGATATTTTTGTTCGATTACATTGTGTTTTGGCAGATCTTTCTGCGAGACCTAgtgtactaatataatataataataaagacatAAGACGATGAAAAAAATCTGAGAAATCTGTAaagactaattttatttaactgtgtGGTCTTATATGAACCTTGAATGGAAACTTAAATTTGTATGCTAGTCTTCTAGGAATCGTAAAAATAAGCTCACACGTTAATATAACGTTAAACGCATACAATAATAATGGAAACGCACTACTCAAGGAAAATGTAGCATGTAGAATTTAACCAGATTAAAAAGCGTTAGTGCTCGAGATTGCGACAAAACGATGACGCGACTTGTCTCACAGTCGTTGGTTAGATGATTTAAGAGCCACATCCTATTGCACTTTTACTTTGTTATTATGCAACTTTTTTCATTGCGAGTTGATCACTAGACAGCTAGAAACTATTAGTGCattttgtttagtaaacaaaGTATTTTGGATAAATTTTCGTGCAATATTTATCCGAAATATGCATAAACAAAATATCCGAATGGCATTTTATTCAGTTATCTTTTTAGTACCAAAaagagttttaataaaatatgatgatgGGTGTCACATTTCGACGCAAAGGCGTTCCTTTCCAAATAGGTCTAAATGTGGCGTGCAGTAATCGAAGGCAATCTCTACCCAACTACATATATCGGATGCTGCTAGACTTATAGAACTGGTCGTACTAtctgaattttaatttgttctAGTTTTACCGTAAaattggtaaataataatagttgttaGGGATAGTTCTTAACACGTCTCTATGAACCAAGAACCCGTACACTAGCTCGTAAAGAGTAATTTCATAAAAGCTGAAGCTTTGTCAGTGCAACCTACACAGGTAAAAATGATGGGTTGCAAAGGCTGTGACTGACCGCGGAAATCGTGGTTCTAggaataattatgtatttgaatatGGGTTACAATTTAACGATAAGTCTACAATTCTATATGGTCGAAGTCTACTACGATAATGATTCAGAAAGTTTATATAACATTCAATAAGAAGAAATGGTTATGCTTAGTTGTTTCTTTGTAAGTAATTGTTACAAAACACATACAACTCATAGACCAAAAGTTGATATAATTGCgttttgcaataataatatataatgtcttaaaaacttttgtatgaCATGAcataatagaatataatataagttttaccCGCTTTCTTATGCCGCAGAATTGAAACTTCACGGTCGATACTTTTTTgctaagtaattttaatttctacagcacttgttttttattattttttcatatttaatatcgagattgtttttgaagattttttatgaATGCACCTTTATTGTTTCTTAGTTGTTTATTAGGGCCACTTAAAACGGAATCTGATATGTTAGAGTATGTTACAAATTTAAGGATATTTACATGAAACCTTTTACGGCATCAGGAAAAAACCCCATATATCGAACATTTTTTTCTGGGCAAGAATACATAGACCTGATACTTCGTTGTCTGTAATCACTTAGATTGTTTCACCCACACAGTCTTTCATTTACATCACAGGAATATAACATTCGTAATTTACAGTAGCTGTAGTGTAATACGACCTCGACCCCGTGTTACATGGGACATGCAACAATACTAACATAAGTACCATTGATACCTTTAAAACCGCCTTTTCATAACACTAAGATTGATGTGATTCTGTCACAACAAACAACGAATCTTATTCACAACAATCACCCAATCATGATGTCTAAACTCGGAAGGAATTCCTTAATGACAAAGGTGCAGTTGCCCACACGTTGACTACTCATGATGATGACATGTATGGCGTCATTAAAGGATTTCAAAATCCAAATGGACGTCAAATCGGCTCGATCCGGGATAGAGGCAGCGAGCGATGCAGGCGCGGACTTTCACGCGTATAAAACCGCGCGGTGGGCGGCCGCCGCGACCAGTGCGCTTCACACCGGCGAACCTGCGCCAGAGCATGCGCGCCGCGACAACACACGCGCCCGCGAAAACGAAAGTGATACATGAACATAACACCCAGACTGTGACAGTGATTGTGAGAACTCTGGAACAGTGATCGGTAGCTGCCTGTGTTATCCTGAATCTGTTTCTTCTGTCTGGAACTTGCACGGCTCACCTGAAAAGGTACAGGATTTTGTGGATTTATAATGGACGGTTTGTGTTTGAAAAATGTGTTGTGTTCGACATGAAATGTTGTGAAACATAGACTATGATTTCTAACAGAGTTTGCAGATAGTTTCAAAACttcaaatgattttaatattgtgtCTTAATGATTCAATtgcaattcataaaaaaatacgtgaATTGTTTAATgctatttgtgtttttttacacGAAATTCAAgtacaattaaacaaaaaataagaacGTTACATGTTTAgcattgcaataaaataaagtgaaatacTACTACACATTTTCCGAATACAGTATCAATGAATTTTCCGCATGATTTGTTAATGTATTAAGCTTTGTCACCCCGATCGAGACGTCTACACGATGTCTACGCCGTTCTACGCCCGCTGCTACGCTGGAACAATACATAGCTACGCAAAATTATGCGTAAAAATGTTATCTCCCAACAATTATTATTCAGTTGTAGAAAGTTGCATAATTTTTACTTTCACTTACACTCGACGAAATTATCTCTTCGCATATCGCGAATATTTGAACACATACACTCAATTTGCATGTGTTCAACGATTTTTCTGTACGCAGCTGACgttttttgtaattgttgttATGGAA is a genomic window containing:
- the LOC142974906 gene encoding uncharacterized protein LOC142974906, giving the protein MKAAALFLLFAVCYVECRKIYQPIDKNANLDFIHMESGGARGQPAVQPVVQPMKPGPAPVAATTKAPAAAPAAKPVNQPSTNPAPVAKPVAPQPAKPVQPNPPPKPVQTPTQIKPVPVNPAPVANPASTPGPGSVKSLINYYDSQGKGSPIRPYSYSQAVKQG